From the Mycoplasmatota bacterium genome, one window contains:
- a CDS encoding YfhO family protein: MKKSNINKSQNYITGYKINDKVNNAFKFFTDISSFKKTMFLSLLFVFLFYLPFTFITLFLNKVVFFQLDYVYQFSTIVFDFRNRLMDLNFSTWDFKNSIGYDYFANFYYIPLDITLLPYFLFPFLAYSKLMWLSFIFKVMLGTAAFCYLLKLYKMNHKTILLVSVLYGTADLFFAQNVFPSYTGLTFYIPLVLISIELMFQKNNFLVFSLVIFQIFLFNSYWAWGLSLFMAFALLVRTIYHFFTFKNLNNLDPYIKSCLFIGKSILYYLLGLGIAAFFFLPTLGIMQNEPRMEMSQTGIFNIILSIFKTYKLEFGDMVYYKEFFKMLVPNLYMYSGFFHDIKADYWLTTNHVIIYSSILASFSLFFLILYPTFLASEKLTKEQLKTFITLKVVTFIATMMVLFPFTAYLFSMNSGPYLRWLIFYGVLLVIDFAFIYQYKLFNNILFASFLVISIGYLIFSIQYNRNFVAKYKETHNNKGPNIFTGIDENVAYTMIIAFIVILFLVIFLDKYMQASITLLIERAVAIGLIFSVCVSPHFTRGVRHADLYPSEINKMMKKVELEDYYTMTEYLFYDDNSSVETMQDMTYLFDFPVYNNFNIFHSLINPYFTFHSSNDNHKRYYRSLDIPYLYYYYMDPSLFILSDSKENPINNGMYDPDSELVGYKDIDELNSFLSIYQKKPQFSIGNGFTTYYNLENRNEFDYLWLESLYVNNRDDRNQALIKYLEDNDFKEEDAVKNSFIHYLRFNLSDATEYDMKYYPGDFNEFPINISKADTDAVIIGTVSKKVFSIDNDGNVKRCFNRFCLVPDSGLKSIVIDKEYPTFYTVDKEYLNEKTEQILKYSTYDVKINGNHISSKVDNDQPIIMTYKVGYAKGWNVYVDNQKVKTFPSYNGQISFIINDVGTHKIELNYETPNLKKGIYISTASIVIFGSLTYLKIRKRGKRCINS, translated from the coding sequence ATGAAAAAATCTAATATAAATAAATCCCAAAACTATATCACAGGATATAAAATCAATGATAAAGTAAATAACGCTTTTAAATTTTTTACTGATATATCTTCTTTTAAAAAAACTATGTTTCTTAGTTTACTTTTCGTTTTTTTATTTTATCTTCCCTTTACATTTATCACTTTATTTTTAAATAAAGTTGTTTTTTTTCAACTAGATTATGTATATCAATTTTCAACAATTGTTTTTGACTTTCGTAACCGGTTAATGGATTTAAACTTTTCTACATGGGATTTCAAAAATAGTATAGGATATGATTACTTTGCGAATTTTTACTATATTCCTCTAGATATTACCTTACTTCCATACTTTTTATTTCCTTTCTTAGCTTATAGTAAATTAATGTGGCTATCCTTTATCTTTAAAGTAATGCTTGGAACAGCTGCTTTTTGTTATTTATTAAAATTATATAAGATGAATCATAAAACCATATTGCTTGTATCCGTACTATATGGAACAGCTGATTTGTTTTTTGCACAAAATGTCTTCCCCTCGTATACAGGATTAACTTTTTATATTCCACTTGTTTTAATCTCCATTGAATTGATGTTTCAAAAAAATAATTTTCTTGTATTCTCTCTTGTCATCTTCCAAATTTTCTTATTTAACTCCTATTGGGCTTGGGGATTATCACTCTTTATGGCATTCGCTTTATTAGTCCGTACAATCTATCATTTCTTCACATTTAAAAATTTGAATAATCTTGACCCTTATATTAAATCCTGTTTGTTTATAGGAAAGAGTATTCTCTATTATTTACTAGGATTAGGTATTGCAGCATTCTTCTTTTTACCAACTTTAGGTATCATGCAAAATGAACCTCGCATGGAAATGAGTCAAACAGGAATTTTTAATATCATCCTATCCATATTTAAGACCTATAAGTTAGAATTTGGCGATATGGTCTACTACAAAGAGTTCTTTAAAATGCTTGTACCAAATCTTTATATGTATAGTGGTTTCTTCCATGATATAAAAGCAGATTATTGGTTAACCACAAATCATGTTATTATTTATTCAAGTATACTAGCCTCATTTAGTTTATTCTTTTTGATTTTATATCCTACATTTCTAGCGAGTGAAAAATTAACAAAAGAACAACTAAAAACATTTATCACCTTAAAAGTCGTCACATTTATCGCAACAATGATGGTATTATTCCCATTTACCGCTTATCTCTTTTCAATGAATTCAGGACCTTACCTTCGATGGCTTATCTTTTATGGGGTTTTACTTGTCATCGATTTTGCATTTATCTATCAATATAAATTATTTAACAATATATTGTTTGCTTCCTTTTTAGTAATATCAATAGGCTATCTAATCTTTAGTATTCAATACAACAGAAACTTTGTCGCTAAATACAAAGAAACTCACAACAACAAAGGACCTAATATTTTTACAGGGATTGATGAAAATGTAGCTTACACCATGATAATTGCTTTCATAGTAATTTTATTTTTGGTAATCTTTTTAGATAAATATATGCAGGCATCTATAACTTTACTTATTGAAAGAGCGGTTGCCATTGGCTTAATCTTTTCTGTTTGTGTATCCCCTCATTTTACACGTGGTGTGAGACATGCAGACTTGTATCCAAGTGAAATCAATAAAATGATGAAAAAGGTTGAATTAGAAGACTACTACACAATGACTGAATATCTCTTTTATGATGATAATTCTTCTGTTGAAACCATGCAGGACATGACTTATTTATTTGATTTCCCTGTTTATAATAATTTTAATATCTTTCACTCTTTGATTAATCCATACTTTACTTTTCATTCATCAAACGATAATCATAAACGCTACTATCGTTCATTAGATATTCCTTACCTCTACTATTATTACATGGACCCTTCCTTGTTCATTTTATCTGATTCTAAAGAAAATCCAATTAATAATGGTATGTATGATCCAGATAGTGAATTAGTCGGTTATAAAGATATTGATGAATTAAATTCATTTTTATCTATTTATCAAAAGAAACCACAGTTTTCAATTGGTAATGGATTTACTACTTATTATAATTTAGAAAACAGAAATGAGTTTGATTACTTATGGTTAGAATCCTTATATGTCAATAATAGAGATGACAGAAATCAGGCGCTCATCAAATATTTAGAAGATAATGATTTCAAAGAAGAAGATGCTGTGAAAAATTCTTTTATTCACTATCTCAGATTTAATTTAAGTGACGCTACAGAATACGACATGAAATATTATCCTGGAGATTTTAATGAATTTCCAATTAATATTTCAAAAGCTGATACAGACGCTGTAATCATTGGTACTGTTTCTAAAAAGGTCTTTTCAATTGATAATGATGGAAATGTCAAACGTTGTTTCAATCGTTTTTGTTTAGTTCCAGATAGTGGTCTTAAAAGTATTGTTATTGATAAAGAATACCCAACCTTCTATACAGTTGACAAAGAATACCTTAATGAAAAAACAGAACAAATCCTTAAATATTCTACTTATGATGTTAAAATAAATGGCAATCATATATCCTCAAAAGTCGATAATGATCAACCAATCATTATGACTTATAAAGTAGGTTACGCGAAAGGATGGAATGTTTATGTTGACAATCAAAAGGTTAAAACTTTCCCATCCTATAATGGACAGATTAGTTTTATTATAAATGATGTTGGCACACATAAAATTGAATTAAATTATGAAACACCAAATTTGAAAAAAGGTATTTATATATCTACAGCATCAATTGTTATATTTGGTTCATTAACTTACTTAAAAATTCGTAAAAGAGGTAAAAGATGTATAAATTCGTAG
- a CDS encoding GtrA family protein, with protein MYKFVVNLIKKYKLEEFIKFVIIGLMATGISYLIYISLIKLMDKSIAYSIGYAISFCFNLIASNLFTFKTKVNVENGIRFGLAHLTNIIIQLILLNLFTFIGIPELYAPIPVYVIAVPVNFFVVRFALKGNKFRK; from the coding sequence ATGTATAAATTCGTAGTCAATTTAATAAAAAAATATAAACTTGAAGAATTTATAAAATTTGTCATCATAGGATTAATGGCAACTGGAATCAGTTACCTAATATACATTTCTCTAATCAAATTAATGGATAAAAGTATTGCCTACTCCATTGGTTATGCCATCAGTTTTTGTTTTAACTTAATCGCCTCAAATTTATTTACCTTTAAAACTAAAGTAAATGTAGAAAATGGTATACGTTTTGGATTAGCCCATTTAACAAATATTATTATTCAACTCATTTTATTAAATCTATTTACCTTTATAGGGATTCCTGAATTATATGCCCCTATCCCAGTCTATGTTATCGCAGTTCCTGTAAATTTCTTTGTTGTAAGGTTTGCATTAAAGGGTAATAAGTTCAGAAAATAA
- a CDS encoding aldo/keto reductase: MKKVQMKSDVNNSLLGFGCMRFPTKNGKIDRELSTKMLEYAYQNGVTHFDTAYPYHEGESELFLGEFLKKLDRNSFTLSTKLPVWKVEKYEDFEAYLDEQLNKLQVDYFDFYLLHALNKNTWKKIKELDVFKFIEEARAKGKFRYIGFSYHDDKETYQEIGTSYDWDFCLQQINYVDYKSQQGVEGYQLMADRNIPIWVMEPLKGGQLTTLPEDIMNEFKTVKPDDSSVEWAFRWIHSLPGVKLILSGMSTLEQVEENVKIFDKIEPLNENEFKAIDRVRDMLNKRVKIACTGCNYCMPCPQGIQIPRNFKIYNNTYMYNNLDSGKFAYKHYLKEEEKAVNCIECGECLTKCPQQLEIPTLLHEVVDNIGE, translated from the coding sequence ATGAAAAAAGTACAAATGAAAAGCGATGTAAACAACTCTCTATTAGGGTTTGGATGCATGCGTTTTCCAACGAAAAACGGAAAAATAGATCGCGAATTATCAACCAAAATGTTAGAATATGCCTATCAAAATGGTGTTACTCACTTTGATACCGCTTATCCCTATCATGAGGGTGAAAGTGAATTATTTCTCGGAGAATTCCTGAAAAAACTTGATCGTAATAGTTTTACATTATCAACAAAATTACCTGTTTGGAAAGTTGAAAAATATGAAGACTTTGAAGCATATCTAGATGAACAATTAAATAAACTACAAGTAGATTATTTTGATTTTTATTTACTACATGCTTTAAATAAAAATACTTGGAAAAAAATTAAGGAACTTGACGTCTTTAAGTTTATTGAAGAAGCAAGAGCTAAAGGGAAATTTCGCTATATTGGTTTTTCTTATCATGATGATAAAGAAACATATCAAGAGATTGGAACAAGTTATGATTGGGACTTCTGTCTCCAACAAATAAACTACGTTGACTATAAAAGTCAACAAGGCGTTGAAGGATATCAATTAATGGCTGATCGGAATATCCCAATTTGGGTTATGGAACCATTAAAAGGCGGGCAACTAACGACACTTCCTGAGGACATAATGAATGAATTTAAAACAGTTAAACCTGATGATAGTAGTGTAGAGTGGGCGTTTAGATGGATACACTCTTTACCTGGTGTTAAATTAATTTTAAGTGGTATGTCTACATTAGAACAAGTTGAAGAAAATGTTAAAATATTTGACAAGATTGAACCATTAAATGAAAATGAATTCAAAGCAATTGATCGAGTAAGAGATATGCTTAATAAACGTGTAAAAATTGCTTGTACAGGATGTAATTATTGCATGCCATGCCCTCAAGGGATACAAATACCAAGAAACTTTAAAATATATAATAATACTTATATGTACAATAACCTAGATTCAGGTAAATTTGCCTATAAACATTATTTAAAAGAAGAAGAAAAAGCAGTAAATTGTATTGAATGCGGTGAATGCTTAACTAAATGTCCACAACAACTTGAAATTCCTACACTATTACATGAAGTTGTTGACAATATTGGTGAGTAA
- a CDS encoding ABC transporter permease, with translation MNFKSMIRKNFIYHIKQYLAFFLCISFSIMVFFIYSIIYYNPALYETIRYTTIDEVMKMALFIIGIFSVFFIHYAYQAFIKSKYHEIGLFITLGMTSKEINRMNRIEYFIIMCISIVAAIISGVVFSKLFYMIFLSIIDLKDIPFILNYKSFLLTIILFSFIFTVVLIISHFKINKFQVIELLKKEKMSEINDSNNPLLGFIGILLIIVSYLLTYLLLVKNVVNNPLLFLILFFTMNLIGLYLIIKEFGQIILRLIKKEKYHQNILFYSELKQHFKQYKNILFVTTLLIAVAIYFIGLTFSVYATQLEEVKKVYPYDLMLIETGWSKSLSDEEITQIFEKHHIDKEEKTMEFMHMILYKTTTNQYGIWGDTVIVSENMYNQLSQKNLDVKKDHAVAISFEDGSLKWFEKEEDIVFKDQQTNRNFQFKFQEEKIGYHYNINNYQLQFMIIIDDANYNQIVRELGSDRIERFRMFKLDHWMNSKPLVLDFVNAVKAKNPEKIENQTLQQLYNDWSLMPSSRVLAYENNMRNASCNLFVMCFIGITFSISIGVVITLKLFNDLPNQKKRYEKIKKIGSSDVEMKKPIFSELKVIFFIPMILGLLIGFLYIMLTAMNFTFYYRVMWYSLMMMLVFIVIHFTFYFITKNKYIKQIIH, from the coding sequence ATGAATTTTAAAAGCATGATTCGAAAAAATTTTATTTATCATATAAAACAATATTTAGCTTTCTTTTTATGTATTAGTTTTTCAATTATGGTTTTCTTCATCTATTCAATCATCTATTATAATCCTGCATTATATGAAACCATTAGATATACTACTATTGATGAAGTAATGAAAATGGCATTATTTATTATTGGTATCTTCTCTGTTTTTTTCATTCATTATGCATATCAGGCATTTATTAAGTCAAAATATCATGAAATAGGGCTTTTTATAACACTTGGAATGACAAGTAAAGAGATTAATCGAATGAATAGAATTGAATATTTTATCATTATGTGTATATCAATTGTAGCTGCGATTATAAGTGGTGTTGTATTTTCTAAGTTATTTTATATGATATTTCTTTCCATCATTGATTTAAAGGATATTCCCTTTATTTTAAATTATAAAAGTTTTTTATTAACAATTATCTTATTCTCTTTCATATTTACAGTTGTGTTAATTATCTCACACTTTAAGATAAATAAGTTTCAAGTAATTGAGTTATTGAAAAAAGAGAAAATGAGTGAAATTAATGATTCGAATAATCCGTTATTAGGTTTCATTGGAATTCTATTAATTATTGTCTCTTATCTATTAACCTATCTATTATTAGTTAAAAATGTAGTTAATAACCCTCTACTTTTCTTAATATTATTTTTTACTATGAATTTAATTGGATTATACCTAATAATTAAAGAATTTGGACAAATTATTTTAAGATTAATAAAAAAAGAGAAATATCATCAGAATATATTATTTTATTCTGAGTTAAAACAGCATTTTAAACAATATAAGAACATCCTATTTGTTACAACTTTATTAATTGCTGTTGCGATTTATTTTATTGGATTGACTTTTTCGGTCTATGCAACTCAGCTTGAAGAGGTGAAAAAGGTATATCCTTATGATCTCATGCTTATAGAAACAGGATGGAGCAAGTCTCTAAGTGATGAAGAGATTACACAAATATTTGAAAAGCATCACATTGATAAAGAAGAAAAAACAATGGAATTTATGCATATGATTTTATATAAAACCACAACGAATCAGTATGGGATTTGGGGCGATACAGTTATTGTCTCTGAAAACATGTATAATCAACTAAGTCAAAAAAATTTAGATGTTAAAAAAGATCATGCGGTTGCTATCTCTTTTGAAGATGGATCGTTGAAATGGTTTGAAAAAGAAGAAGATATTGTTTTTAAAGACCAGCAAACAAATCGAAACTTCCAGTTTAAGTTTCAAGAAGAAAAAATAGGGTATCATTATAATATAAATAATTATCAACTACAATTTATGATTATTATCGATGATGCCAACTACAATCAGATTGTCAGAGAATTAGGAAGTGATAGAATTGAACGGTTTCGAATGTTTAAGTTAGATCATTGGATGAATTCAAAACCTTTAGTTCTTGATTTTGTTAACGCAGTAAAAGCAAAAAATCCTGAAAAAATAGAGAATCAAACGTTACAACAATTATATAATGATTGGTCTCTGATGCCATCATCTAGAGTTCTTGCTTATGAAAATAATATGCGGAATGCATCTTGCAACTTGTTTGTTATGTGTTTTATTGGAATTACGTTTTCTATTTCTATCGGGGTAGTGATAACTCTAAAATTATTTAACGATTTACCTAATCAAAAGAAACGCTATGAAAAAATTAAAAAAATAGGATCATCTGATGTAGAAATGAAGAAACCAATTTTCAGCGAATTAAAAGTCATCTTTTTTATTCCAATGATCCTTGGATTATTAATTGGTTTTCTCTATATTATGTTAACCGCAATGAATTTTACATTTTATTATCGAGTGATGTGGTATAGCCTAATGATGATGCTTGTATTTATTGTTATTCATTTCACCTTCTATTTTATTACTAAAAATAAATATATTAAACAGATAATTCATTAA
- a CDS encoding ABC transporter ATP-binding protein, with translation MLLVTRNLEKIYGGKNDISATHALKDMNLKIQKGEFVGIMGPSGSGKTTLLNMLGGLDEPTSGQVELMNYDLSKMNQNELALFRRKHIGFIFQDFNLLDSLTVKENIMLPMILDHKEESLMKEKANELIQYLSIQALENKYPYQISGGQKQKTSIARALINEPSILLADEPTGNLDSKSSISIMQSLEKLNQEKESTILLVTHDALAASFCKRIIFIKDGKIHLEMVRKGNRKAFFDQILDNLAVLGGEPNEF, from the coding sequence ATGTTATTAGTAACTCGTAATTTAGAAAAGATTTATGGTGGAAAAAATGATATTAGTGCTACACATGCACTAAAAGACATGAATTTAAAAATACAAAAAGGTGAATTTGTAGGGATAATGGGTCCTTCAGGTAGTGGTAAAACCACTTTATTAAACATGTTAGGTGGATTAGATGAACCTACTTCTGGACAAGTTGAGTTAATGAATTATGATTTATCAAAAATGAATCAAAATGAATTAGCCTTATTTAGAAGAAAACATATTGGATTTATTTTTCAGGATTTCAATTTATTAGATAGTTTAACAGTTAAAGAAAATATTATGTTACCAATGATATTAGACCATAAAGAAGAAAGTTTGATGAAAGAAAAGGCAAATGAATTAATCCAGTACTTATCCATTCAAGCCTTAGAAAATAAATATCCATATCAAATATCTGGGGGACAAAAGCAAAAAACTTCAATTGCCCGAGCTTTAATAAATGAACCAAGTATTTTACTTGCCGATGAACCAACGGGTAATTTAGATTCTAAATCTTCAATTTCTATTATGCAATCTTTAGAAAAGTTGAATCAAGAAAAAGAAAGTACTATTTTATTAGTTACTCATGATGCGTTAGCTGCAAGCTTTTGTAAGCGAATAATCTTTATTAAAGATGGGAAAATTCATTTAGAAATGGTTAGAAAGGGGAATAGAAAAGCCTTTTTTGATCAGATTTTAGATAATCTTGCGGTATTAGGTGGTGAGCCTAATGAATTTTAA
- a CDS encoding sensor histidine kinase has product MKLFKEFIKDYLGFILVYFISTFCMILYFYLETNISSVIYPIGISLFLLIIFLGIRYYQYDTFRKSLNQVIVNNLHEVESFNNLQKSVSDLIKKLRKETFEEQRAMTTKLNNNKQFFSHWIHTMKTPISVIDLIIQKIKSGESLDISDIDLENKKLLNLLEQVLNLIRLDDFETDFQLETIDLVSLIHLMINERKKEFIYKNIYPKVNVSDKKIDITTDVKWNRIIIDQLINNALKYSNPEKKLIFEINQNNQKVTLSIKDEGIGIPEYDLYRLFEPFFTGSNGRQSNNSSGIGLFVVKQICDKLNHHISIESEVGVGTEVTITYLTNL; this is encoded by the coding sequence ATGAAACTATTTAAAGAATTTATCAAAGATTATTTGGGTTTTATTTTAGTTTATTTTATAAGTACTTTTTGTATGATTCTCTATTTTTATTTAGAAACAAATATAAGTAGCGTTATTTATCCAATTGGTATTTCATTATTTCTCCTCATCATTTTTTTAGGTATCAGATATTATCAGTACGATACCTTTAGAAAGAGTCTTAATCAGGTGATAGTAAATAATTTACATGAGGTGGAATCTTTTAATAATCTTCAAAAGAGTGTGAGTGATCTAATTAAAAAGCTCCGTAAAGAAACTTTTGAAGAACAAAGAGCTATGACAACAAAATTGAATAATAATAAACAGTTCTTTTCACACTGGATACATACGATGAAAACACCGATTTCAGTAATTGATTTAATAATTCAGAAAATTAAAAGTGGAGAATCACTTGATATAAGTGATATCGACTTGGAAAATAAAAAATTATTAAACTTATTAGAACAAGTTCTTAATCTAATTCGTTTAGATGATTTTGAAACTGATTTTCAATTAGAAACAATTGACTTGGTGTCATTGATTCATTTGATGATTAATGAAAGAAAGAAAGAATTTATTTATAAAAATATTTATCCTAAGGTAAATGTTTCAGATAAAAAAATAGATATCACAACTGATGTAAAGTGGAATCGTATCATTATTGATCAGCTTATTAATAATGCATTAAAATATAGTAACCCTGAAAAAAAACTTATCTTTGAAATCAATCAAAACAATCAAAAAGTAACTCTATCAATAAAAGATGAAGGAATTGGTATTCCAGAATATGATTTATATAGGTTATTTGAACCCTTTTTCACTGGAAGTAACGGTCGGCAATCCAATAATTCATCGGGTATTGGATTGTTTGTGGTTAAACAAATATGTGATAAGTTAAACCATCATATTTCAATTGAATCAGAAGTTGGAGTAGGTACAGAAGTCACCATTACTTATCTTACAAATTTGTAA
- a CDS encoding response regulator transcription factor, whose amino-acid sequence MVKIFLIEDDNKLEVLIKEHLIKYDYTVFTVNDFSEVIQEFEKIQPDLVLLDINLPYYDGFYLCRLLRKKTNIPIIIISALSSDIEQVMGIELGADDYLVKPFNLSLLLAKIKACLRRFQGSYVKQSIINVNGLCLDENTFKMMYENHSVELSKNEFKLMKCLLENKNTYVKRETLLEILWNDSTFVDENTLTVNVSRVKQKLKDITLEDVVKTKRAVGYQLSFGDDDETI is encoded by the coding sequence ATGGTTAAGATATTTTTAATTGAAGATGATAATAAATTAGAAGTATTGATAAAAGAACACTTAATAAAATATGATTATACAGTATTTACTGTAAATGATTTTAGTGAAGTCATACAAGAATTTGAAAAAATTCAACCGGATTTAGTTTTATTAGACATCAATTTACCATATTATGATGGCTTTTATTTATGTCGTTTATTAAGAAAAAAAACAAATATTCCAATCATTATAATCTCTGCTCTTAGTAGTGACATAGAACAGGTGATGGGGATTGAATTAGGAGCTGATGACTATCTTGTAAAACCTTTTAATTTATCACTGCTTTTAGCGAAAATTAAAGCTTGTTTAAGAAGGTTTCAAGGGTCATATGTCAAACAATCAATTATCAATGTAAATGGCTTATGTTTAGATGAAAACACCTTTAAAATGATGTATGAAAATCATAGTGTTGAATTATCTAAAAATGAATTTAAATTAATGAAATGTTTACTTGAAAATAAAAATACATATGTGAAAAGAGAAACTTTACTGGAAATACTTTGGAATGATTCAACCTTTGTTGATGAAAACACATTAACAGTAAATGTTTCAAGAGTGAAACAGAAATTAAAAGATATTACTTTAGAAGATGTTGTGAAAACAAAAAGAGCTGTAGGGTATCAACTAAGTTTTGGTGATGATGATGAAACTATTTAA
- the ychF gene encoding redox-regulated ATPase YchF, which translates to MPLTAGIVGLPNVGKSTLFNAITKSKVEAANYPFATISPNVGVVEVPDTRLIELTKLVNPQKVIAAAFEFTDIAGLVRGASKGEGLGNQFLANIREVDAICQVVRCFEDSNITHVDEAVDPIRDIETINLELIFADLDQIEKRLGRIERQAKMNEKDSKDEYHTLEKIKAGFHKGIPARLLELTDDEIQSVKHLQLLTLKHMLYVANISEDNVLDYEANPQYQQVKELALNEGAEVIALCAKIEAELAELDDESRIMFLEDLGITESGLDKLIKASYHLLGLETFFTAGPKEVRAWTFKKGMTAPMCAGVIHTDFQKGFIRAETISYDDYVHYKTELAVKEAGKMRLEGKEYIVKDGDVMHFRFNV; encoded by the coding sequence ATGCCATTAACAGCTGGAATTGTCGGTTTACCAAATGTTGGTAAATCAACACTTTTTAATGCCATAACAAAATCAAAAGTTGAAGCAGCTAATTATCCATTTGCGACAATTAGTCCTAATGTTGGAGTTGTAGAAGTACCTGATACACGATTAATAGAATTAACAAAACTTGTTAATCCACAAAAGGTCATTGCAGCTGCTTTTGAATTTACTGATATAGCGGGTTTAGTACGTGGAGCAAGTAAGGGTGAAGGGTTAGGAAATCAATTTTTAGCTAATATCCGAGAAGTTGATGCAATTTGTCAAGTTGTTCGTTGTTTTGAAGATTCAAATATCACACATGTTGATGAAGCAGTGGATCCAATAAGAGACATTGAAACGATTAATTTAGAACTCATCTTTGCTGATTTAGATCAAATTGAAAAGCGATTAGGTCGAATCGAACGTCAAGCAAAAATGAATGAAAAAGATAGTAAAGATGAATATCATACACTTGAAAAAATAAAAGCGGGATTTCATAAGGGAATTCCAGCACGATTACTTGAATTAACTGATGATGAAATTCAATCAGTGAAACACTTACAATTATTAACATTAAAACATATGCTTTATGTTGCTAATATTTCTGAAGATAATGTATTAGATTATGAAGCTAATCCTCAGTATCAACAAGTAAAAGAATTAGCCTTAAATGAAGGTGCTGAAGTCATCGCATTATGCGCAAAAATAGAGGCTGAACTAGCTGAATTAGATGATGAATCAAGAATCATGTTTTTAGAGGATTTAGGCATCACAGAAAGTGGGCTAGATAAACTAATTAAAGCATCTTATCATTTATTAGGATTAGAAACATTCTTTACCGCAGGACCGAAAGAAGTACGGGCATGGACGTTTAAAAAAGGAATGACAGCACCAATGTGTGCAGGTGTTATTCATACTGATTTTCAAAAAGGGTTTATTCGTGCAGAAACAATTAGTTATGATGATTATGTTCATTATAAGACTGAACTGGCTGTTAAAGAAGCTGGTAAAATGCGACTTGAAGGAAAAGAGTATATTGTTAAAGATGGGGACGTCATGCATTTCCGTTTTAATGTATAA